In Candidatus Cloacimonadota bacterium, a single genomic region encodes these proteins:
- a CDS encoding BamA/TamA family outer membrane protein, protein MSCCRKILLCFFLLICFASLTAQEGYYLKSLKITGNKHVSTLTLKDKLYLTPNTFWRNLLFWKAKHRFHQADLALDLQQMTAAYQKAGFLHVQIQPEFVINEEKESVEVILKIQENDPVLIEEIVFDFDSDEEGKALLNSRLPKFLDRNSLQSGQRFRDKNLEKAEKEIMAFLQKNSYPFSEVGYQLKLNETESNVMVKLQITTGTKMRYGKIEISGNDKISETLIRQQISFASGEYFHPRDFQKTQKQIQQLNMFRYVTVQLAEKEKNDDLVDITINVQEAPRLTAQLAVGYGWEERFRTEAKITKLGFLGGIRRAALRFRHSYLEPYNVSIQFDQPAVFHPNATYTLQPYLLKLNETGYDKQSSGIYSVYQFRFARYSRLYLDYDLKWNNLVAKSDFIEDELLEEGKLDYQLSSFGLGYTFENSQPLTAPDQGWFFSASAVLSGLAFYSDYNYYQLFSEVRKYTRLTDSFTLANRLKYQVMQAIEPDVSTPLAERFYAGGKANVRGWSRSDLGPLNEDGVASGGNSLLEASLELRYPIYKILSGVVFLDAANIWKEPYEHDLKELQYAVGGGIRIKTPIGSLRLDAAMAVWEEKLPVRFYFSIGEAF, encoded by the coding sequence ATGAGCTGCTGCCGAAAAATTCTTCTCTGCTTTTTCCTGCTGATCTGCTTTGCCAGTCTTACTGCACAGGAAGGTTATTATCTCAAAAGTCTCAAGATCACAGGCAATAAGCATGTTTCGACGCTGACGCTAAAAGATAAACTGTATCTCACACCAAATACCTTCTGGCGCAATCTGCTGTTCTGGAAAGCCAAACACAGATTTCATCAGGCAGATCTGGCACTCGATCTTCAGCAGATGACCGCTGCCTATCAGAAAGCAGGATTTCTACACGTGCAGATCCAACCGGAATTTGTGATCAATGAGGAGAAGGAAAGCGTTGAGGTGATCCTGAAAATTCAGGAAAACGATCCCGTCCTGATAGAAGAAATAGTTTTTGATTTCGATTCCGATGAGGAAGGCAAAGCACTTTTAAATTCGCGCCTACCAAAATTTTTAGACAGGAATTCCCTGCAATCCGGGCAGCGTTTTCGCGATAAAAACCTGGAAAAAGCAGAAAAAGAGATCATGGCTTTCCTGCAGAAAAACAGCTATCCCTTTTCCGAAGTAGGCTATCAACTCAAATTGAACGAAACCGAAAGCAATGTCATGGTGAAACTGCAGATAACTACCGGCACCAAAATGCGTTACGGAAAAATCGAAATTTCTGGAAATGATAAAATCTCTGAAACACTGATTCGCCAGCAGATCAGTTTTGCCAGCGGAGAATATTTTCATCCCAGAGATTTTCAAAAAACTCAGAAGCAGATCCAGCAACTCAATATGTTTCGTTATGTAACGGTGCAACTGGCAGAAAAAGAAAAGAATGATGATCTGGTGGATATTACTATAAACGTGCAGGAAGCACCGCGATTAACAGCTCAACTGGCAGTTGGTTATGGCTGGGAAGAACGTTTTCGCACCGAAGCCAAAATCACCAAACTGGGATTTCTGGGCGGCATCAGGAGAGCTGCGCTGCGGTTTCGTCATTCCTATCTGGAACCGTACAATGTTTCAATCCAATTTGATCAACCGGCAGTCTTTCATCCCAATGCTACCTACACGCTGCAGCCGTATCTGCTCAAATTGAACGAAACGGGTTATGACAAGCAGAGCAGCGGCATCTATTCGGTCTATCAATTCCGTTTCGCGCGTTATTCCCGTCTCTATCTGGATTATGATCTCAAATGGAATAATCTGGTAGCCAAATCCGATTTCATCGAAGATGAGCTTCTGGAAGAAGGCAAGCTTGATTATCAACTGTCCAGTTTTGGATTGGGTTATACTTTTGAAAATTCTCAGCCGCTTACAGCACCCGATCAAGGCTGGTTTTTTTCTGCTTCCGCAGTGCTCTCCGGGCTGGCTTTTTACAGTGATTACAACTACTATCAGCTATTTTCGGAAGTTCGTAAATACACTCGTTTGACAGATTCTTTCACTTTGGCAAACAGACTGAAATATCAGGTGATGCAGGCCATCGAGCCGGACGTTTCGACACCGCTGGCAGAGAGATTTTATGCCGGCGGCAAAGCCAATGTGCGCGGCTGGTCTCGCTCCGATCTGGGTCCCTTGAATGAAGACGGCGTTGCCAGCGGCGGCAACAGTCTGCTGGAAGCAAGCTTGGAACTGCGTTATCCGATCTATAAAATACTTTCTGGAGTGGTTTTTCTGGATGCAGCCAATATCTGGAAAGAGCCTTATGAACATGATCTGAAAGAACTGCAATATGCTGTCGGCGGCGGCATCAGAATAAAGACGCCGATCGGCTCATTGCGTCTTGATGCTGCCATGGCGGTGTGGGAAGAAAAATTGCCTGTTCGCTTTTATTTCAGTATCGGAGAGGCATTTTAA
- the ispF gene encoding 2-C-methyl-D-erythritol 2,4-cyclodiphosphate synthase, which produces MMRIGFGYDVHSLVLDRKLILGGVEVPFHKGLRGHSDADVLIHATIDAILGALAQGDIGTLFPDNEDQYKDIDSRILLRKVAGILHLEGYKIGNVDSTICAEAPKMKPYIMQMRENIAFDLNCDIHLISVKATTEEGMGFTGKEQGISAKAVCLIKRLQE; this is translated from the coding sequence ATTATGCGAATTGGTTTTGGTTATGATGTTCATTCTCTGGTATTGGATAGAAAACTCATTTTAGGCGGTGTGGAAGTTCCCTTCCACAAAGGATTACGCGGGCATTCCGATGCCGATGTATTGATTCATGCCACCATCGATGCGATTTTAGGTGCATTGGCACAAGGCGATATTGGCACTCTATTCCCCGATAACGAAGATCAGTACAAAGATATAGACAGCCGAATTTTACTGCGAAAAGTTGCGGGAATTCTGCATTTGGAAGGTTATAAAATTGGTAATGTCGATTCGACTATTTGTGCTGAAGCTCCTAAAATGAAACCATATATTATGCAGATGAGAGAAAATATTGCTTTCGATTTGAATTGTGATATTCACTTGATTTCGGTAAAAGCTACCACCGAAGAAGGTATGGGATTTACTGGAAAAGAACAGGGGATTTCTGCCAAAGCTGTTTGTTTGATAAAGCGATTACAAGAATAA
- a CDS encoding U32 family peptidase gives MKPELLVPVGNPEAFYAAIAGGADAVYLGLKNFNARGRARNFAPNQLQSILKESEKENIKVYLTLNTLIKNSELPQLLDTLFMLSQTSISALIIQDLGVYYLLQKFFEKIKIHGSTQMGFHNSLGAEFAYEKGFERIILARELTLPELKNISNRSKIQLEIFAHGALCYSFSGMCLFSSFLGGMSANRGLCRQPCRRIFNSEKGSEYFFSLKDNQQIEIILELMKMKIRSIKIEGRMKSAEYVHQVTRAYRMVIDDPNKIEQAKEILKFDLGRQKTSYFLGGNVKNAITQEPYTGYQIGEIAKISAEYFEIKTKFNLRKRNRLRILPQDGTDSKALKIKEIEKMENSKYKIHHNIQNIAIGDKVFLLGLGENKFQSKFSLDGKKLQLQMPTSKKKHILSRIGSSKTLSRQELFFRIDSVDWLRKIYFDKFDHLILKLPKNEWKKFQLKSNFIRKNIRKIIIQFPKFISENDLDFYHSLIKYLLQNRIQHFVLGHISQINLFKNIKQATISTSENVYVLNDAAIQMLKEERVNYYIYPFENEFTNLTAGKDRKGIVPIYFRPELFYSRMPVNDLPAEFSDRDQKYYKFIRDGITCIIPELPVSLLQYKNKLFKQGFRRFLIDLSNEKPSQNSFNRILKKFHTSEAEQPGTQFNFKLGLQ, from the coding sequence ATGAAACCCGAACTTCTGGTTCCGGTGGGAAATCCGGAAGCTTTTTATGCCGCAATTGCCGGCGGTGCCGATGCTGTTTATCTGGGACTGAAAAATTTCAATGCCAGGGGCAGAGCCAGGAATTTCGCTCCCAATCAACTGCAATCCATTTTAAAAGAGAGCGAAAAAGAAAACATCAAAGTTTATCTCACATTAAACACTCTTATCAAAAATTCAGAGCTTCCGCAGCTTCTGGATACACTGTTTATGCTTTCTCAGACTTCCATTTCCGCTCTGATCATCCAGGATTTGGGTGTTTATTATCTTTTGCAGAAATTCTTCGAAAAAATCAAAATCCACGGCAGTACCCAGATGGGATTTCATAATTCATTAGGAGCAGAATTCGCTTATGAAAAAGGTTTCGAGAGAATTATTTTAGCCAGAGAATTGACCTTGCCAGAATTGAAAAATATCAGTAATAGATCAAAAATTCAACTGGAAATATTTGCTCATGGAGCTCTTTGTTATTCATTTTCGGGAATGTGCTTGTTCAGCAGTTTTCTGGGAGGAATGAGTGCAAATCGCGGACTTTGCCGACAACCCTGCCGCCGCATCTTCAATTCAGAAAAAGGTTCTGAATATTTCTTTAGTTTAAAGGATAATCAGCAGATTGAGATCATCCTGGAACTGATGAAAATGAAGATCAGATCGATAAAGATCGAGGGTCGCATGAAATCGGCTGAATACGTTCACCAAGTTACTCGAGCTTATCGTATGGTCATCGATGATCCAAACAAAATTGAACAGGCAAAAGAAATTTTGAAATTTGATCTTGGCCGTCAAAAAACTTCTTACTTTTTGGGAGGAAATGTAAAAAATGCGATCACTCAAGAACCTTATACCGGTTACCAAATTGGAGAGATCGCAAAAATATCGGCAGAATACTTTGAAATTAAAACAAAATTTAATCTCAGAAAAAGAAACCGTCTTAGGATTCTTCCGCAAGATGGAACTGATTCCAAAGCTCTCAAAATTAAAGAAATCGAGAAAATGGAGAACAGCAAATATAAAATACATCATAACATTCAGAACATTGCAATCGGAGATAAAGTATTTTTGCTTGGTTTGGGTGAAAATAAATTTCAAAGTAAGTTTTCTTTGGATGGAAAAAAGCTACAACTGCAAATGCCAACATCAAAAAAAAAACACATTCTCAGCCGCATCGGATCGAGTAAAACACTTTCACGCCAGGAGCTTTTTTTCCGCATCGATTCAGTTGACTGGCTAAGAAAAATTTATTTCGATAAATTTGATCATCTAATTCTGAAATTACCTAAAAATGAGTGGAAAAAATTCCAACTTAAAAGTAACTTTATCAGAAAAAATATTCGAAAGATCATTATTCAATTTCCCAAATTTATTTCGGAAAATGATCTTGATTTCTACCACTCTCTGATTAAATATTTACTCCAAAACAGAATTCAACATTTTGTGCTGGGTCATATTTCTCAAATCAATCTTTTTAAAAATATAAAACAAGCAACGATAAGTACTTCAGAAAATGTATATGTTTTAAATGATGCAGCCATCCAGATGCTGAAAGAAGAAAGAGTAAATTATTACATCTATCCATTCGAAAATGAATTTACGAATTTAACTGCTGGAAAAGATAGAAAAGGAATTGTGCCGATTTATTTTCGTCCGGAACTTTTTTATTCCCGCATGCCGGTAAACGATCTGCCGGCAGAATTTTCAGATCGAGATCAAAAATATTACAAATTTATTCGAGATGGAATTACCTGCATTATTCCCGAATTACCAGTATCATTACTCCAATACAAGAATAAACTTTTCAAACAAGGCTTTCGCCGTTTCCTGATCGATCTGTCTAATGAGAAACCTTCCCAAAACAGTTTCAACCGCATTCTTAAGAAATTTCACACTTCCGAAGCAGAACAACCCGGAACGCAATTCAATTTCAAGCTGGGTCTGCAATGA